Part of the Quadrisphaera sp. DSM 44207 genome, CCCGCCTCGTGGTCGTGGTGGCGATGTTCGCGTGGCTGGTGATCGGCTTCTCCGCCACGCCCCTGAGCGCCATGCTGCCGGGGACCGACAGCGACCAGACCGGGTTCTTGCCGCCGCGGGCGGCCACCGTGGTCTACGCGACGGCGCTGAACGTCGTCTACTTCGCCGGGGCGTGGATGTTCGGCGACGCCGCCTGGCGCGACGCCCGCAGCCGCGCGGCGCTGGCGGCGAGCAACGAGCAGCTGCGGCGCTCGCGCGAGGAGAACGCCCGCCGCGCCGTCCTCGACGAGCGCGTGCGCATCGCCCGCGAGCTGCACGACGTCGTCGCCCACCACGTGAGCACCATGGGCGTGCAGGCCGGGGCCGCCCGCCGCGTGCTGGACACCAGCCCGGACGACGCGCGCGCGGCGATGGCGGCCGTGGAGGCCAGCAGCCGCGCGGCCGTGGAGGAGATGCGGCGCCTGCTCGGCGTCCTGCGCGCCGGCGACGCCCCGCACGGCCCCGACGCCCTCGACGGCGGGCCCGGGCCGGCGCCGGACCTGCGGTGCCTGCCGCAGCTCGTCGCCGAGCCCCGCGGCGGCCTGCAGGTGGACCACGCCGAGGTCGGCACCCCCCGCCCGGTGCCGCCGTCGACGTCGGTGAGCGCCTACCGGGTGGTGCAGGAGGCGCTGACCAACGTCGTGCGCCACGCCGGGGCCCGGCGGGCCTCGGTGCGCCTGCGCTGGCTGTCCGGCGCCGTCGAGGTCGAGGTCGTCGACGACGGCCGCGCCGCCCCGAGCGGGGGCGGCGGGCTGGGCCTGGTCGGCATGCGCGAGCGCCTCGCCCTGCACGGGGGCCTGCTGGACGTCGGCCCGCGCCCGGACGGCGGGTGGCGCGTGCGCGCCCGCTTCCCCCTCCCGGAGGACGCGTGAGCGGCGCCCCCGCCGCCGGGGACCGCGTCGTGCGCGTCGTCCTCGTCGACGACCAGGACCTCGTGCGCACCGGGTTCCGGATGATCCTCGGGGTCGAGCCGGACCTGCAGGTGGTCGGCGAGGCCGCGGACGGGGCCGCCGCGGTCGCCCTCGTGCGCGCCACGGCCCCGGACGTCGTCCTCATGGACGTGCAGATGCCGGGGGTGGACGGGCTGACCGCGACGCGCGAGGTCGTGGCCACGACGTGCTCCGCCGTCGTCGTCCTGACCACCTTCGACCGCGACGACTACCTCTTCGCGGCGCTGGAGGCGGGGGCGAGCGGGTTCCTGCTGAAGAACGCCGGCCCGGAGGAGCTCGTCGCCGCGGTGCGGCTCGTCGCGGCGGGGGAGGCGCTGCTCGACCCGGCCGTCACCCGCCGGGTGATCGAGCGGTTCGCGGCCCGCCCCGGCCGCGCCGCGCGCCCGGACCTGCTCACCGCCCTCACCGAGCGCGAGCGGGAGGTGCTGGTCCTGCTGGCGCGGGGGTGGTCCAACGCGGAGATCGCCCAGTGCCTGGTGCTGAGCGAGGCGACCGTGAAGACCCACGTCTCGCACCTGCTGGCCAAGCTGGGCCTGCGCGACCGCGTGCAGGCCGTCGTCCACGCCTACGAGACGGGCCTCGTCGCGCCCGGGGAGGGCGGGCCTCCGCCGGGAGGATGACCCGCGGGTCCCGCCGCGCGGTGGACGCGCCGGCCCCGCCCGCGCCCCTAGCGTCGGTCGCGTGCTGGAGATCATCGGACTGACCAAGCGGTTCGGCGCCGCTCCCGCGCTGGACGACGTCTCCTTCGCCGTCCGGCCGGGGCGCATGACGGGGTTCGTGGGCGCCAACGGCGCCGGGAAGACGACGGCGATGCGCGTCGTCCTCGGCGTGACGCCGCCGGACGCGGGGGAGGTGCGCTGGCGGGGGCGGCCCGTCGACGCCGACGCGCGTGCGGGCTTCGGGTACATGCCCGAGGAGCGCGGGCTGTACCCGAAGATGCGGGTGCTGGACCAGCTGGTCTTCTTCGCGCGCCTGCACGGGCTGGACGCCGCCGAGGGGCGCGAGCGGGCCGTGGCCCTGCTGGCGGAGCTCGGCATCGCCCAGCGGGCCGGGGACGTCCTCGACGGACTGTCCCTGGGCAACCAGCAGCGGGTGCAGGTGGCCGCCGCCCTCGTGCACGACCCCGAGCTGCTCGTGCTCGACGAGCCGTTCAGCGGCCTGGACCCGATCGCCGTCGACGCCATGGCCGGTCTGCTGCGCGCGCGGGCCTCGGCCGGGGTGCCGGTGCTCTTCTCCAGCCACCAGCTCGACCTCGTCGAGCGGCTGTGCGACGACGTCGTGGTGCTCGACCACGGCCGGGTCGTGGCCTCGGGGGAGGCGGAGGAGCTGCGCCGCTCCCGCTCCCCGCTGCGCTACCGGATCGTCGTCGAGCCCGACGCCGGGTTCCTGCGCGAGGAGCCGGGACTGCACGTGCTCGACGTCTCCGGCGCCGCCGCGCTCGTGCAGCTGGACGGCGCGGCGGGCGGCGCGGCGGGCGGCCCAGACGGTGCTTCGGCGGCCGGCCGGGTGGAGGACCCCGCCGCCGCCGAGCAGCGCCTGCTGGCCCGCGCGAGCGCCGCGGGCGCCGTCCGCGAGTTCCGCCCCGTCGTGCCCACCCTGTCCGAGCTGTTCCGGGAGGTCGTCCGATGAGCACCGCAGCACCCGCCCAGGGACCCCGCACGGCGCCGCCCGCGGCGGGCGCACCGCCCCGGCGCCGGGCCCTGGACACCCGCTCGGCCGTGCGGGTCGTCGCCGCCCGCGAGATCGCCGTGACCCTGCGGGACCGCGCGTTCCTGCTCTCCACCGCCTTCACCCTGCTCGTCGTCGCGCTGGCGGTCACCCTGCCCGCGGTCCTCGGGGGCGGCACGGACGACGTCCGCGTCGCCGTCGTCGGCGCCGCCGGGCAGGACGTCGTGGACGCCGCCGACGAGCGCGCGCGGGAGCAGGCCCCGGCCGGTGAGGAGCCCGAGCTGGCGCTGGAGGCGCTGCCCGTGGCCGACGCCGCGGCGGCCGAGGCGGCCGTGCGCGCCGAGGAGGCCGACGTCGCGCTCGTGCCGGCCGGGGACGGGTTCGAGCTGGTCGGGAGCGACGGCGTGCCCGCCGACGCCGCCGTCCTGCTCTCCGAGGTCGTGAGCGCGCAGCGGGCGGCCACGGTGGCGGCGGACCTCGGCGCCACGGACGACCAGGCCGCCGCCCTGCAGCCGAGCCCCCTGCCGGAACGCACGCTGGAGGCCGACGCCGACGAGGGCCTGACGTACCTCGTCGGCCTGGCCTTCGCCCTGCTGTTCCTCTCGTCCACCTTCGGCTACGGCATGCTCATCGCCCAGCGGGTGACGGAGGAGAAGCAGAGCCGCGTCGTCGAGCTGCTCGTGGCCGCCGTCCCCGTGCGCTCCCTGCTGGTCGGCAAGGTGCTCGCCACCGGCGTCCTCGCCCTCGGGCAGGTCGTCCTCATCGTCGGGATCGCCGCGGTCGGCGCGGCCCTGTCGGGCCAGGGGGCGCTGCTGCAGCTGATCGCCCGCTCCAGCGGGTGGTTCGTGGTCTTCTTCGTCGCCGGGTTCACGATGCTCGCGTGCCTGTTCGCGGCGGCCGGCGCCATGGCGCCGCGCACCGAGGACCTGCAGTCGACGACGTTCCCGCTCAACCTCGCGATCACCCTGCCGTTCTTCGTGGCGGTCTTCGTCA contains:
- a CDS encoding ABC transporter ATP-binding protein, producing the protein MLEIIGLTKRFGAAPALDDVSFAVRPGRMTGFVGANGAGKTTAMRVVLGVTPPDAGEVRWRGRPVDADARAGFGYMPEERGLYPKMRVLDQLVFFARLHGLDAAEGRERAVALLAELGIAQRAGDVLDGLSLGNQQRVQVAAALVHDPELLVLDEPFSGLDPIAVDAMAGLLRARASAGVPVLFSSHQLDLVERLCDDVVVLDHGRVVASGEAEELRRSRSPLRYRIVVEPDAGFLREEPGLHVLDVSGAAALVQLDGAAGGAAGGPDGASAAGRVEDPAAAEQRLLARASAAGAVREFRPVVPTLSELFREVVR
- a CDS encoding ABC transporter permease, translating into MSTAAPAQGPRTAPPAAGAPPRRRALDTRSAVRVVAAREIAVTLRDRAFLLSTAFTLLVVALAVTLPAVLGGGTDDVRVAVVGAAGQDVVDAADERAREQAPAGEEPELALEALPVADAAAAEAAVRAEEADVALVPAGDGFELVGSDGVPADAAVLLSEVVSAQRAATVAADLGATDDQAAALQPSPLPERTLEADADEGLTYLVGLAFALLFLSSTFGYGMLIAQRVTEEKQSRVVELLVAAVPVRSLLVGKVLATGVLALGQVVLIVGIAAVGAALSGQGALLQLIARSSGWFVVFFVAGFTMLACLFAAAGAMAPRTEDLQSTTFPLNLAITLPFFVAVFVTEEGPLLTALSYLPLTSPLVMPRLLALGDAQVWQALLSLGILLLTATALVVVSARLYERSLLRTRGKGSWRGALASSDPA
- a CDS encoding sensor histidine kinase → MRPGPTTAQRRADVRLGLVLAAATAASTELARSFGYSLPQSPPALEQLAWALAISLPLCVRRRYPVAVLLVVSATFIALQARLVLEGTMTSICLFVALYTAGAWARDRRVATAARLVVVVAMFAWLVIGFSATPLSAMLPGTDSDQTGFLPPRAATVVYATALNVVYFAGAWMFGDAAWRDARSRAALAASNEQLRRSREENARRAVLDERVRIARELHDVVAHHVSTMGVQAGAARRVLDTSPDDARAAMAAVEASSRAAVEEMRRLLGVLRAGDAPHGPDALDGGPGPAPDLRCLPQLVAEPRGGLQVDHAEVGTPRPVPPSTSVSAYRVVQEALTNVVRHAGARRASVRLRWLSGAVEVEVVDDGRAAPSGGGGLGLVGMRERLALHGGLLDVGPRPDGGWRVRARFPLPEDA
- a CDS encoding response regulator transcription factor, which gives rise to MSGAPAAGDRVVRVVLVDDQDLVRTGFRMILGVEPDLQVVGEAADGAAAVALVRATAPDVVLMDVQMPGVDGLTATREVVATTCSAVVVLTTFDRDDYLFAALEAGASGFLLKNAGPEELVAAVRLVAAGEALLDPAVTRRVIERFAARPGRAARPDLLTALTEREREVLVLLARGWSNAEIAQCLVLSEATVKTHVSHLLAKLGLRDRVQAVVHAYETGLVAPGEGGPPPGG